Proteins encoded in a region of the Pseudomonas shahriarae genome:
- a CDS encoding LacI family DNA-binding transcriptional regulator has translation MNKKKSVTISDIAKRVNMTTITVSRALSKPDLVKPATLARILEVARELDYVPNAFARGLKRSESLIIGVITASVDNPFYSEMIKAISREAKKHGYTIMLVDTDELEELESKAVDTLLGYRVAGIILSPVSDEPDYQPDYLERLGNGKTPVVLLDRTIHDSPFSRVVLDNYHSGIEAAQYLLRQNPALKRLLVLTGPQHSRITVERLKGLREVLAEHPQVQVEVCAGDYTLMPSYLHTLDYLAAHPAPEAIMGFNQLITLGALRALRMHNIPHDSLTICGIDRLPFADIFGVPIACVAHDASLAGSSAVRLLLDRLQDPHKPRDKVVIAGKLENG, from the coding sequence ATGAACAAGAAAAAATCCGTCACCATCAGCGACATCGCCAAACGCGTCAATATGACCACCATCACGGTGTCGCGGGCGTTGAGCAAACCTGACCTGGTCAAGCCCGCCACCCTGGCGCGGATCCTTGAGGTGGCGCGCGAGCTGGACTATGTGCCCAACGCCTTTGCTCGCGGGCTCAAGCGCAGCGAAAGCCTGATCATCGGGGTGATCACTGCGTCGGTGGACAACCCGTTCTACAGCGAAATGATCAAGGCGATTTCCCGCGAGGCGAAAAAGCACGGCTACACCATCATGCTGGTGGACACCGACGAGCTGGAAGAATTGGAAAGCAAGGCCGTGGATACCCTGCTGGGTTATCGCGTGGCGGGGATTATCCTGTCGCCGGTCTCCGACGAGCCCGACTACCAGCCCGATTACCTGGAGCGCCTGGGCAACGGCAAGACCCCGGTGGTGCTGCTCGACCGCACGATCCACGACAGCCCGTTCAGCCGCGTGGTGCTGGACAACTACCACAGCGGGATCGAGGCCGCGCAGTACCTGTTGCGCCAGAACCCGGCGCTCAAGCGCCTGCTGGTACTGACCGGGCCGCAGCATTCACGCATCACCGTGGAGCGCCTCAAGGGCCTGCGCGAAGTGCTCGCCGAGCACCCCCAGGTGCAGGTCGAGGTGTGCGCCGGCGACTACACCTTGATGCCCTCCTACCTGCACACCCTCGACTACCTGGCCGCGCACCCCGCGCCGGAGGCGATCATGGGTTTCAACCAGTTGATCACCCTCGGCGCCCTGCGCGCCTTGCGCATGCACAATATCCCCCACGACAGCCTGACCATCTGCGGCATCGACCGCCTGCCGTTTGCCGATATCTTCGGCGTGCCGATTGCCTGCGTGGCCCACGATGCGTCGCTGGCCGGCAGCAGTGCGGTGCGCCTGTTGCTCGACCGCCTGCAAGACCCGCACAAACCCCGGGACAAGGTGGTGATCGCCGGCAAGCTGGAGAACGGCTAG
- a CDS encoding ABC transporter ATP-binding protein, translating to MSILLETKDLELAYGAFHAVNGVNLKVEAGTIHTIIGPNGAGKTSLFHCLTGERQATAGAIHFDGQNLMRKPAHSRVGLGMARSFQLTSLFQNLSVRENLRLAAQGRDGARALNFWRRVDSKREHLEMADQVLERLQLTARAETLAGELSHGQQRVLEVGMSICSKPKLLMLDEPTSGMGIDDIPIMTQLISDLGRDHTVLLIEHNMSIVMSISQRITVMSHGQILVEGTPEFVRADERVRSAYLGEAA from the coding sequence ATGAGCATCCTGTTGGAAACCAAAGACCTGGAACTGGCCTACGGCGCCTTCCATGCCGTCAACGGCGTCAACCTCAAGGTCGAAGCCGGCACCATCCACACCATTATCGGCCCCAACGGCGCCGGCAAGACCAGCCTGTTTCACTGCCTGACCGGCGAACGCCAGGCCACCGCCGGGGCGATTCATTTCGACGGCCAGAACCTGATGCGCAAGCCGGCCCACAGCCGCGTCGGCCTGGGCATGGCGCGTTCGTTCCAGCTCACCAGCCTGTTCCAGAACCTCAGCGTGCGCGAAAACCTGCGCCTGGCCGCCCAGGGCCGTGACGGCGCACGCGCCCTGAACTTCTGGCGCCGCGTGGACAGTAAGCGTGAACACCTGGAGATGGCCGACCAGGTCCTGGAGCGTCTGCAACTCACCGCCCGCGCCGAGACCCTGGCCGGCGAGCTGTCCCACGGCCAGCAGCGTGTGCTGGAGGTGGGCATGTCGATTTGCTCCAAGCCCAAGCTGTTGATGCTCGACGAGCCCACGTCGGGCATGGGCATCGACGACATCCCAATCATGACCCAACTGATCAGCGACCTGGGCCGCGACCATACGGTGCTGCTGATCGAGCACAACATGAGCATCGTCATGTCCATCAGCCAACGCATCACTGTGATGAGCCACGGGCAGATCCTGGTCGAGGGCACACCGGAATTCGTGCGCGCCGACGAGCGCGTGCGCAGTGCTTACCTGGGGGAGGCCGCCTGA
- a CDS encoding LysR family transcriptional regulator: MDIELARTFLEITRCGSLAAAAEKLHVTQTAITARVQKLESQLDSTLFVRNRAGARLTADGEAFVVYANQLVQTWEAARRDLPLPEGYRNVLHIGGEVSLCNPLILGWAKALREHIPSHALRTEVRDGEYLLRQLELGVLDAALVFQPQYWPGLQVEQVLEEKLILVRLAARPDPYVYIDWGAGFRQQHDAALPDKARAAVSFNLGPLALQYILENGGSGYFRTRVVQSYLESGVMERVPKAPEFSFPTYLVYSRERDSAILQQALVLLRGVVKAESDWSQRWDPVL, translated from the coding sequence ATGGACATCGAACTGGCACGCACTTTCCTGGAAATCACCCGCTGCGGCAGCCTGGCCGCAGCCGCCGAGAAACTGCACGTTACCCAGACCGCCATCACCGCCCGGGTGCAAAAGCTCGAAAGCCAGCTCGACAGCACCCTGTTTGTGCGCAACCGCGCCGGGGCGCGGTTGACGGCCGATGGCGAGGCATTCGTGGTGTATGCCAATCAACTGGTGCAAACCTGGGAAGCCGCACGCCGCGACCTGCCGTTACCCGAGGGCTATCGCAATGTGTTGCATATCGGCGGCGAAGTCAGCCTGTGCAACCCGCTGATCCTCGGTTGGGCCAAGGCCCTGCGCGAACACATCCCCAGCCATGCGCTGCGCACCGAAGTGCGTGACGGGGAGTACCTGTTGCGCCAGCTGGAACTGGGGGTGCTGGATGCGGCGCTGGTGTTCCAGCCGCAGTACTGGCCGGGGTTGCAGGTGGAGCAGGTACTGGAGGAAAAACTGATCCTGGTGCGTCTGGCCGCCCGCCCCGATCCCTATGTGTATATCGACTGGGGCGCGGGCTTTCGCCAGCAACACGACGCCGCCCTGCCGGACAAGGCCCGCGCGGCTGTGAGTTTCAACCTGGGGCCGTTGGCCTTGCAGTACATCCTGGAGAACGGTGGCAGCGGCTATTTCCGCACGCGGGTGGTGCAGAGCTATCTCGAAAGCGGCGTGATGGAGCGCGTGCCCAAGGCCCCGGAGTTCAGTTTCCCGACCTACCTGGTGTACTCGCGTGAGCGTGATTCGGCGATCCTGCAGCAGGCCCTGGTGCTGCTGCGCGGGGTGGTCAAGGCCGAGAGCGATTGGTCACAGCGTTGGGATCCGGTGCTTTGA
- a CDS encoding Zn-dependent hydrolase — MNSFAQPLQSNAPLINRDRLWQSLMDLAQLGATAKGGVCRLALTDLDRQARDLFVQWCTAAGCSVSVDAIGNIFARRAGRNPNLPPVMTGSHIDTQPTGGKFDGCYGVMAGLEVIRTLNDLGVETEAPIEVVVWTNEEGSRFPPCMMGSGVFAGKFDLQETLDKQDEQGLSVGAELQRIGYAGPRAVLGHPVGAYFEAHIEQGPVLEDQAITLGVVMGCLGQKWFDLTFTGVEAHAGPTPMRLRKDALVGAAQVVSAVNRIAHQQQPHACGTVGCLTLHPGSRNVIPGQVQMTIDLRHLHADKLQAMVDEVREVIEATAKQHGLSYELTPTADFPPLDFHPTCVNAVRDAAQVLGLSHMDIVSGAGHDAIFVAELGPAGMIFVPCEGGISHNEIENAAPDDLAAGCAVLLRAMVNAAQQGGEAA, encoded by the coding sequence ATGAATAGTTTTGCGCAACCGCTCCAGAGCAACGCCCCGCTGATCAACCGCGACCGCCTGTGGCAATCCTTGATGGACCTGGCCCAACTCGGCGCCACGGCCAAAGGCGGCGTGTGCCGCCTGGCCCTGACCGACCTCGACCGCCAGGCCCGCGACCTGTTTGTGCAGTGGTGCACAGCGGCCGGGTGCAGCGTCAGCGTGGATGCGATCGGCAATATCTTTGCCCGCCGCGCCGGGCGTAACCCCAACCTGCCACCGGTGATGACCGGCAGCCATATCGACACCCAGCCCACCGGCGGCAAGTTCGATGGGTGCTATGGGGTGATGGCCGGCCTGGAAGTGATCCGCACCTTGAATGACTTGGGCGTGGAAACCGAAGCGCCGATTGAAGTGGTGGTGTGGACCAACGAGGAAGGCTCACGCTTCCCGCCGTGCATGATGGGTTCGGGAGTGTTTGCCGGCAAATTCGACCTGCAGGAAACCCTCGACAAGCAGGATGAGCAAGGTCTGTCGGTGGGCGCCGAGCTGCAGCGCATCGGCTACGCCGGCCCGCGTGCGGTGCTCGGGCACCCGGTGGGCGCCTACTTCGAGGCGCATATCGAACAGGGCCCGGTCCTCGAAGATCAGGCCATCACCCTCGGCGTGGTCATGGGCTGCCTGGGCCAGAAGTGGTTCGACCTGACCTTCACCGGCGTCGAGGCCCACGCCGGCCCCACGCCCATGCGCCTGCGCAAGGACGCCCTGGTGGGTGCCGCGCAGGTGGTCAGTGCGGTCAACCGCATTGCCCATCAACAGCAACCCCACGCCTGCGGCACGGTCGGCTGCCTGACCCTGCATCCGGGCTCGCGCAACGTGATTCCCGGCCAAGTGCAGATGACCATCGACCTGCGCCACCTGCATGCCGACAAGCTGCAGGCCATGGTCGATGAAGTGCGTGAAGTGATCGAAGCCACAGCCAAGCAGCATGGCTTGAGCTATGAGTTGACGCCCACCGCCGACTTCCCGCCGCTGGACTTTCATCCGACCTGCGTCAACGCCGTGCGCGATGCTGCCCAGGTGCTGGGCCTGAGCCACATGGACATTGTCAGCGGCGCCGGGCACGACGCAATTTTTGTCGCTGAGCTGGGCCCGGCCGGGATGATTTTTGTGCCGTGCGAAGGCGGTATCAGCCACAACGAAATCGAAAACGCCGCGCCGGATGATTTGGCCGCCGGCTGCGCGGTGCTGCTGCGGGCCATGGTCAATGCCGCGCAACAGGGAGGTGAAGCAGCATGA
- a CDS encoding branched-chain amino acid ABC transporter permease: protein MSEKNPLPFAKTQSKAMLLWVLAVLIGLPLILPSATLATEILIFALAALACNLLLGYTGLLSFGQGIFFGAGAYCAALLMIHLQLGLFSALLGAALVGGFLAFLVGALAIRRTGIYFVMLTLAFSQMAYFLAYTLSDWTGGDNGLLSVPRPEIRIGDTVLLSLADARVFYGFVAVLFLLIFIGARRVIASPFGSTLMAIRENETRASAIGYDTRHFKILVFVLSGAVTGIAGALYAMLLHFVPLSNIDLVMSENILIMTIVGGTGSLFGSLLGAGSIVLLGDFLSDLWPRWLMLLGVILILVVIFMRGGLWGGLSALFERVRGSRKAAAVTKEELL, encoded by the coding sequence ATGAGCGAGAAAAATCCCCTGCCGTTTGCTAAAACTCAATCCAAGGCCATGTTGCTGTGGGTGCTGGCGGTACTGATCGGCCTGCCGTTGATCCTGCCCTCGGCAACCCTGGCCACCGAGATCCTGATCTTTGCCCTCGCCGCCCTGGCCTGCAACCTGTTGCTGGGCTACACCGGACTGCTGTCGTTCGGCCAAGGCATCTTCTTCGGCGCCGGTGCCTATTGCGCCGCCTTGCTGATGATCCACTTGCAACTGGGCCTGTTCAGCGCGCTACTCGGCGCGGCCCTGGTCGGCGGGTTCCTGGCCTTCCTGGTGGGCGCCCTGGCGATCCGCCGCACCGGCATCTATTTCGTGATGCTGACCTTGGCCTTCAGCCAGATGGCCTACTTCCTGGCCTACACCCTGAGCGACTGGACCGGTGGCGACAACGGCCTGCTCAGTGTGCCGCGCCCGGAAATCCGTATCGGTGACACAGTGCTGCTGTCCCTGGCCGACGCCCGGGTGTTCTATGGCTTTGTCGCGGTGCTGTTCCTGCTGATCTTTATCGGCGCGCGCCGGGTGATCGCCTCGCCGTTCGGCAGCACGCTGATGGCGATCCGCGAAAACGAAACCCGCGCCTCGGCCATCGGCTACGACACGCGCCACTTCAAGATCCTGGTGTTTGTGCTGTCTGGCGCGGTCACCGGGATCGCCGGGGCGCTGTACGCCATGCTCCTGCACTTTGTGCCGCTGTCCAACATCGACCTGGTGATGTCGGAAAACATCCTGATCATGACCATCGTCGGCGGCACCGGCTCGCTGTTCGGCTCGTTGCTGGGGGCCGGTTCCATCGTGCTGCTGGGGGACTTTCTCTCCGACCTGTGGCCGCGCTGGCTGATGCTGCTGGGGGTGATCCTGATCCTGGTGGTGATCTTTATGCGCGGAGGCTTGTGGGGCGGCCTGTCGGCGCTGTTCGAACGTGTGCGTGGCAGCCGCAAGGCCGCCGCCGTGACCAAGGAGGAGCTGCTATGA
- a CDS encoding M10 family metallopeptidase C-terminal domain-containing protein, protein MSTSTTFNLSPFASNTVTHLDRVLHHDQRGGERTINGKPSYTVEQAADEITRDNSRWHDTNGDGKTDVTYQFRTTAGPFFRALGLSGFSEFNQAQKDSARQAMDQWSDVANVRFTEQGQGAVSEGNINFGNFNESADGKNAFATTLPSEATQRYLAANPRIPRFGAASEIWLAGSDEVHTAPSHSNDGHRTTAHELGHALGLSHPFRSLPTGSSYATATYAEDTSGHSIMSYWSEQHTGQSFVKNGINYQPSTPMVDDMAAIQKLYGANHETRTGDTTYGFNSNADREAYRLSSSRDAPVFTVWDGGGVDTLDFSGFSDNQVINLNEGAPSDVGGMKKNVFIAKGTTIENAKGGAGNDIFISNLTQNILTGGGGRNSYLFLNAQQSTPQSPDRITDFVSGKDKIDVSNLRATGPEATYVDERDVSVVDEALHGVESAPRRDIAEKPMRFVSRFTGEGRQAILEYDAQAHQSTLQIDLNGDRRVDFLLKIDSEQPLKGSDIKA, encoded by the coding sequence ATGTCGACTTCAACAACGTTTAACCTTTCTCCCTTTGCCAGCAATACCGTGACTCACTTGGATCGTGTCCTTCACCACGATCAACGCGGTGGCGAACGCACAATCAACGGCAAACCTTCATATACCGTCGAGCAGGCCGCCGATGAGATAACCCGTGACAACTCCCGTTGGCACGATACCAATGGTGATGGAAAAACTGATGTCACCTACCAGTTTCGAACGACGGCCGGGCCGTTTTTTCGGGCATTGGGCCTGAGTGGGTTCAGTGAATTCAATCAGGCCCAGAAGGATTCAGCGCGGCAGGCCATGGACCAATGGTCGGATGTGGCGAATGTGCGCTTCACCGAACAGGGTCAGGGAGCGGTGAGTGAGGGCAATATCAACTTTGGAAACTTCAATGAAAGCGCTGACGGCAAAAACGCTTTCGCGACGACGCTGCCTTCTGAAGCGACACAGCGATATCTGGCGGCAAACCCGCGTATTCCAAGGTTCGGTGCAGCCTCTGAAATATGGCTGGCCGGATCGGATGAGGTCCATACAGCCCCCAGCCATTCCAACGACGGGCACAGAACCACCGCCCACGAACTGGGGCATGCCCTGGGGTTGTCGCACCCGTTCAGAAGCCTTCCTACAGGTTCGAGTTACGCGACGGCTACCTACGCGGAGGACACCAGCGGGCATAGCATCATGAGCTACTGGAGTGAGCAGCATACTGGCCAGTCCTTCGTAAAAAACGGCATCAACTACCAGCCCTCTACACCGATGGTGGATGACATGGCCGCCATCCAGAAACTCTACGGGGCGAACCACGAAACCCGGACGGGCGATACCACCTATGGCTTCAACTCCAATGCCGACCGTGAGGCTTATCGTTTGAGTTCATCCAGAGACGCTCCAGTGTTTACAGTCTGGGACGGTGGTGGTGTAGACACGCTGGATTTTTCTGGGTTTAGCGATAATCAGGTGATCAATCTCAACGAAGGCGCACCGTCGGATGTCGGCGGGATGAAAAAAAATGTATTCATTGCCAAGGGCACGACCATCGAAAACGCCAAGGGTGGGGCGGGAAACGATATTTTTATCAGCAACCTTACCCAGAACATATTGACTGGCGGCGGTGGCAGGAACTCCTACCTGTTCTTGAATGCGCAGCAATCGACACCGCAGAGTCCTGATCGAATCACCGACTTCGTGTCGGGCAAGGACAAGATCGACGTGTCCAACCTGCGGGCGACGGGGCCAGAGGCTACTTATGTGGATGAGCGTGACGTTTCAGTGGTTGATGAAGCGCTGCATGGAGTTGAATCAGCGCCGAGGCGTGACATTGCGGAAAAACCCATGAGGTTCGTCAGCCGGTTTACCGGTGAAGGTCGCCAGGCCATTTTGGAATACGACGCTCAAGCCCATCAGTCCACGCTGCAGATTGACCTGAACGGTGATCGTCGCGTCGACTTCCTGCTCAAGATTGATAGTGAGCAGCCTTTGAAGGGCTCCGATATCAAAGCCTAA
- a CDS encoding SDR family oxidoreductase, which produces MTTTFDFSHQRILVTGATSGIGREIALQLIASGAQVFAIGRDAHALSQLGCATLCLDIANSAALDLALKDLPPMHGLVNCAGISRLEPAVAISSAAFDHVMNVNARAAAQVASRVAAAMIAAGIAGSIVNVSSQASLVALEDHLGYCASKAALDAITRVQCAEWGRFGIRVNSVNPTVTLTPMAQQAWSDPAKRDPALAAIPLGRFAQPREVALPVLFLLSEAASMISGVSLPIDGGYTSR; this is translated from the coding sequence ATGACCACCACCTTCGACTTCAGCCACCAGCGCATCCTTGTTACCGGCGCCACCAGCGGTATTGGCCGGGAAATCGCCCTGCAACTGATCGCCAGCGGCGCCCAGGTCTTTGCCATCGGCCGCGATGCCCACGCCCTGTCCCAATTGGGTTGTGCAACCCTGTGCCTGGACATCGCCAACAGCGCCGCCCTGGACCTGGCCCTCAAGGACTTGCCGCCCATGCACGGCCTGGTCAATTGCGCCGGGATCTCGCGCCTGGAACCGGCAGTGGCGATCAGCAGCGCCGCCTTCGACCACGTGATGAATGTCAACGCCCGCGCCGCCGCGCAAGTCGCCAGCCGGGTAGCGGCGGCGATGATCGCGGCAGGTATCGCCGGCAGTATCGTCAACGTTTCCAGCCAGGCCTCGTTGGTGGCGCTGGAGGATCACCTCGGTTATTGCGCGTCCAAGGCTGCCCTGGATGCGATCACCCGTGTGCAATGTGCCGAATGGGGACGTTTCGGGATCCGCGTCAACAGCGTCAACCCCACCGTGACCCTCACGCCGATGGCGCAACAGGCCTGGTCCGACCCGGCCAAACGCGACCCGGCCCTGGCGGCGATTCCCCTGGGGCGTTTTGCGCAGCCCCGGGAAGTGGCGTTGCCGGTGCTGTTCCTGTTGAGTGAGGCCGCGAGCATGATCAGTGGGGTCAGCCTGCCGATTGATGGCGGCTACACCAGCCGCTAG
- a CDS encoding amidase has translation MTQIANLTAVELLARYRDKSLSPVEVTEDTLLRIERYNPVVNAYCHVDPEGALNAARASEQRWFQGAPCGALDGVPASIKDLTLTAGMPTRKGSRTSSATGPWDVDAPFSAFMRKAGAVLLGKTTTPEFGWKGVTDNPLYGITRNPWDTRTTAGGSSGGAGAAAALNLGVLHQGSDAGGSIRIPCAFTGTFGIKPTFGYVPQWPASSMTILSHLGPMTRTVEDAVLMLQTVAQPDARDGLIGAPRNTPWLTPGTDLKGLRIAYSPDFGYVDVDPQVAKVVAQAVAGLVQLGAHVEQIDPGFSDPLEVFSTLWCAGAARLTGQLTDAQCELLDPGLLRIAQQGERLGLADFSAALEARAALVARMAAFHEHYDLLVSPMLPITAFDAGHNVPPGSGLGEWMEWTPFSYPFNLTQQPAASVPCGLAANGLPVGLHVVGARFADEQVLRVCQAYARAFPTQHLQAPHTPT, from the coding sequence ATGACGCAGATCGCCAACCTGACGGCTGTAGAACTGCTGGCACGCTACCGGGATAAGAGCCTGTCGCCGGTGGAAGTGACCGAAGACACTCTGCTGCGCATCGAGCGCTACAACCCGGTGGTCAACGCGTACTGCCATGTCGACCCCGAGGGCGCCTTGAACGCCGCACGGGCTTCGGAGCAGCGCTGGTTCCAGGGCGCGCCCTGCGGGGCGTTGGACGGGGTGCCGGCGTCGATCAAGGACTTGACCCTGACGGCAGGCATGCCCACGCGCAAGGGCTCACGCACCTCCTCCGCTACCGGGCCGTGGGACGTTGACGCGCCGTTTTCGGCGTTTATGCGCAAGGCCGGCGCGGTGTTGCTGGGCAAGACCACCACCCCGGAATTCGGCTGGAAAGGCGTCACCGACAACCCGCTGTACGGCATCACCCGCAACCCCTGGGACACGCGCACCACAGCCGGTGGTTCGTCCGGCGGCGCGGGTGCAGCGGCGGCGCTGAACCTTGGCGTGTTGCACCAGGGCAGCGATGCTGGCGGCTCGATCCGCATTCCCTGCGCCTTTACCGGCACCTTCGGGATCAAGCCGACCTTTGGCTACGTGCCGCAATGGCCGGCCAGCTCGATGACGATCCTCTCGCACCTGGGGCCGATGACCCGCACCGTGGAAGATGCAGTGCTGATGCTGCAAACCGTGGCCCAACCGGATGCCCGGGACGGCCTGATCGGCGCGCCGCGCAACACGCCATGGCTCACGCCGGGCACGGACCTCAAGGGCCTGCGTATCGCCTACAGCCCGGACTTTGGTTACGTGGACGTCGATCCGCAGGTGGCCAAGGTGGTCGCCCAAGCGGTCGCGGGCCTGGTGCAACTGGGGGCGCATGTCGAACAGATCGACCCGGGCTTCAGCGATCCGCTGGAGGTGTTCAGTACCCTGTGGTGTGCCGGCGCGGCGCGCCTGACCGGGCAGTTGACCGACGCCCAGTGCGAGCTGCTCGACCCCGGCCTGCTGCGCATTGCGCAACAGGGCGAACGCCTCGGCCTGGCCGACTTCAGCGCCGCTCTGGAGGCCCGGGCGGCATTGGTGGCGCGCATGGCGGCGTTCCATGAGCACTACGACCTACTGGTCTCGCCGATGCTGCCAATCACCGCCTTTGACGCCGGGCATAACGTGCCACCGGGCTCCGGGCTGGGCGAGTGGATGGAGTGGACGCCTTTCAGCTATCCGTTCAACCTCACCCAGCAACCGGCGGCCTCGGTGCCGTGCGGGCTGGCGGCCAATGGTTTGCCGGTGGGCTTGCATGTGGTGGGTGCGCGGTTTGCCGATGAGCAGGTATTGCGGGTGTGCCAGGCGTATGCCAGGGCGTTCCCGACCCAGCATTTGCAAGCACCGCATACGCCCACCTGA
- a CDS encoding ABC transporter ATP-binding protein, translating to MLTVDNIHSYYDKSHVLEGVSLTVNPGELVTLLGRNGAGKTTTLRSILGIICPRQGQIHFNGKPLVGQKIFEIARQGLALVPENRGIFRLLTVEENLRIAVRKTSRWQMEDVYTMFPRLKERRKNAGHALSGGEQQMLAIARALLNDPKLLILDEPTEGLAPVIVDELVKILRKIKDDGLPVLLVEQNLLVCDKLADRHYVLEQGRVVYEGSAEAFRADPTIKNRYLALSA from the coding sequence ATGCTGACCGTCGACAATATCCATTCCTACTACGACAAGAGCCACGTCCTCGAGGGCGTGTCCCTGACTGTCAATCCCGGCGAACTGGTGACCCTGCTCGGCCGTAACGGCGCCGGCAAGACCACCACCCTGCGCAGCATCCTGGGGATTATCTGCCCGCGCCAGGGGCAGATTCACTTCAACGGCAAACCGCTGGTGGGGCAGAAAATCTTTGAAATTGCCCGCCAGGGATTAGCGCTGGTGCCGGAGAACCGCGGGATTTTCCGCCTGCTTACGGTCGAGGAAAACCTGCGCATTGCCGTGCGCAAGACCAGCCGTTGGCAGATGGAGGACGTGTACACGATGTTCCCGCGCCTCAAGGAGCGGCGCAAAAACGCCGGGCATGCGTTGTCCGGTGGCGAGCAGCAGATGCTCGCCATCGCCCGCGCCCTGCTCAACGATCCCAAGCTGCTGATCCTCGACGAACCCACCGAGGGCCTGGCTCCGGTGATCGTCGACGAACTGGTGAAGATCCTGCGCAAGATCAAGGACGACGGCCTGCCAGTGCTGCTGGTGGAGCAGAACCTGTTGGTCTGCGACAAGCTCGCCGACCGCCACTACGTACTCGAACAGGGCCGCGTGGTCTACGAAGGCAGCGCCGAGGCGTTTCGCGCCGACCCGACGATCAAGAACCGCTACCTGGCCCTGAGTGCCTGA
- a CDS encoding branched-chain amino acid ABC transporter permease, which produces MLNLYLFQILNGLGLGMIYFLIAVGLTIIFGLLNFVNFAHGAFFLLGAYICYTAVSLTESFWLALLIAPLVVAALAWLIERLLIQRIYHLPHMFQILVTLGIALIIQEASVMIWGPVGKSVAVPELLRGVLVVGDFVYPYYRLFLIVFSGLVGLGLWLLLERTRFGALVRAGSESTETVSLLGTNIFRLFSMTFALGVALAGIAGVLFAPLRGAQPFVGPEILGIAFVVVVIGGMGSFGGALVGGLLVGVVQSLMTTLWPQGASLMIYGAMAVVILVRPYGLFGRA; this is translated from the coding sequence ATGCTCAATCTTTACCTGTTCCAGATTCTCAATGGCCTGGGCCTGGGGATGATCTACTTCCTGATTGCGGTCGGGCTGACGATCATTTTCGGCCTGCTGAACTTCGTCAACTTCGCCCACGGCGCGTTTTTTTTGCTGGGGGCGTACATCTGCTACACCGCCGTCAGCCTCACCGAAAGCTTCTGGCTGGCCCTGCTGATCGCGCCGCTGGTGGTGGCCGCGCTGGCGTGGCTGATCGAGCGATTATTGATCCAGCGGATCTACCACCTGCCGCACATGTTCCAGATCCTCGTGACCCTGGGTATCGCGCTGATCATCCAGGAAGCCAGCGTGATGATCTGGGGCCCAGTGGGCAAAAGCGTCGCCGTGCCGGAACTGCTGCGCGGGGTGCTGGTGGTCGGCGACTTCGTGTACCCCTACTACCGCCTGTTTTTGATTGTGTTCTCGGGGCTGGTGGGCCTGGGCCTGTGGCTGCTGCTGGAGCGCACGCGCTTTGGCGCCCTGGTGCGGGCCGGCAGTGAAAGTACCGAGACCGTGTCGCTGCTGGGCACCAATATTTTCCGCCTGTTCTCCATGACCTTCGCCCTCGGCGTGGCCCTGGCCGGGATCGCCGGGGTGCTGTTTGCCCCGTTGCGTGGCGCCCAGCCCTTTGTCGGCCCGGAGATCCTCGGCATCGCCTTTGTGGTGGTGGTGATCGGCGGCATGGGCTCGTTCGGCGGCGCCCTGGTGGGCGGCCTGCTGGTGGGCGTGGTGCAGAGCCTGATGACCACCCTGTGGCCCCAAGGCGCGAGCCTGATGATCTACGGCGCCATGGCCGTGGTGATTCTGGTACGCCCTTACGGCCTGTTCGGGAGAGCCTGA